In the Gossypium arboreum isolate Shixiya-1 chromosome 10, ASM2569848v2, whole genome shotgun sequence genome, one interval contains:
- the LOC108488120 gene encoding ubiquitin C-terminal hydrolase 12-like, protein MADLQNFFGWRILIFPKGNDVDHLSIYLDVANSAILPYGWSKYAQVGFGVINQFNRGTSIIRVKTDSDKLEAREVDCVKAFIDNQKTPTTKPVEITPPSRTQFSSQIVATEPEEPAEEDMNTFYTSLESEISCSRVVYSNEEAKEALDKINEALNITPVNLNDSGKFSPLKQAFMILARFDCSSTTLTIEQKSELLGLEERLKELANRAAKAV, encoded by the exons ATGGCAG ATTTACAAAACTTTTTTGGCTGGCGAATTCTTATCTTCCCCAAGGGGAATGATGTGGATCATTTGTCAATTTATTTAGATGTTGCAAATTCAGCTATTTTGCCTTACGGATGGAGTAAATATGCCCAAGTCGGATTCGGGGTCATCAATCAATTTAATCGTGGAACTTCCATTATAAGAG TCAAAACTGATTCGGATAAACTTGAGGCCAGGGAAGTTGATTGTGTAAAGGCATTCATAGACAACCAGAAAACTCCTACAACCAAACCAGTAGAAATCACACCTCCTTCACGAACTCAGTTTTCTAGCCAGATTGTA GCCACTGAACCCGAAGAGCCTGCTGAGGAAGATATGAACACATTCTACACTAGTTTAGAGTCCGAGATTTCATGCTCTAGAGTTGTTTATTCTAATGAAGAAGCAAAGGAAGCACTGGATAAAATAAACGAAGCCTTGAACATAACCCCAGTTAATCTTAACGATTCAGGGAAGTTTTCTCCACTTAAGCAGGCATTCATGATCCTAGCTAGGTTTGATTGTTCCTCCACCACCCTTACAATTGAGCAAAAGAGTGAGTTGTTGGGCTTGGAGGAAAGATTGAAAGAACTAGCTAATCGAGCAGCGAAAGCAGTGTAG
- the LOC108488608 gene encoding MATH domain and coiled-coil domain-containing protein At3g58270-like has protein sequence MDVNGLITKVTWKIEVLSDVGSTSKSMGLNGQVTKVTWRIENFSSIKAKKLCSENFTVDGSKWQLRIYPEGNNEDFLSIYLVVADSATLASGWTRYAHYGFAVIDQFDRENSKTLASKKEFNAIGPSWGFNLLPLTELHNPKRGYLLNDACLIEAYVFTGRTVDMISHEFIVKTDLDKRKTKEGDCVKAAIGNQKTTTTKPVEIINPSPTLAIELEQPAEADMNTFFTSLESELSNSRIVYSKEEAKEALAKINEALNMTPVDLNDSGKFCPLKQAFMILASFDGSSTTLTIKQMNELLGLEERLKELTNRAAKAVQDKNQLTAKESIKRTMTRSLESSLIRYKEVETEVKQVDQILAALHEEVVEAQKKREKMLAERNGIYKSCKEIKMKLDALGKEWAVYEATARVGEEEEKSVEAEWGRIKDFISSINGKI, from the exons ATGGATGTTAATGGACTAATTACGAAGGTGACATGGAAGATTGAAGTTTTGAGTGATGTTGGTAGTACTAGTAAGTCTATGGGTCTTAATGGACAAGTAACGAAGGTCACATGGAGGATTGAGAACTTCTCCAGTATTAAAGCTAAAAAGCTCTGCTCTGAAAATTTCACTGTTGATGGCAGCAAATG GCAACTTCGTATCTACCCAGAGGGCAACAATGAGGattttttgtcaatttatttAGTTGTTGCAGATTCTGCAACTTTGGCTTCCGGATGGACTAGATATGCCCATTACGGATTTGCAGTCATCGACCAATTCGATCGTGAAAATTCCAAAACACTAG CCTCTAAGAAAGAGTTCAACGCGATCGGCCCTTCTTGGGGCTTCAATTTATTACCTCTTACTGAATTACACAACCCTAAAAGAGGCTATCTCCTCAATGATGCATGCTTGATTGAAGCCTACGTTTTCACTGGTAGGACTGTAGATATGATTTCACATGAATTTATAGTCAAAACTGATTTGGATAAACGTAAGACCAAGGAAGGTGATTGTGTTAAGGCAGCCATAGGCAACCAGAAAACTACAACCACCAAACCAGTAGAAATCATTAATCCTTCACCAACTCTG GCCATTGAACTTGAACAGCCTGCTGAGGCAGATATGAACACATTCTTCACTAGCTTAGAGTCCGAGCTTTCAAACTCTAGAATTGTTTATTCTAAAGAAGAAGCAAAGGAAGCACTGGCTAAAATAAATGAAGCCTTGAATATGACCCCAGTTGATCTTAACGATTCAGGGAAGTTTTGTCCACTTAAGCAGGCATTCATGATCCTAGCTAGTTTTGATGGTTCCTCCACCACCCTTACAATTAAGCAAATGAATGAGTTGTTGGGCTTGGAGGAAAGATTGAAAGAACTAACTAACCGAGCAGCGAAAGCAGTGCAGGATAAGAATCAACTTACTGCAAAGGAATCTATCAAGCGGACGATGACTCGTAGTTTGGAGAGTAGCCTTATCAGATATAAGGAGGTCGAAACAGAGGTGAAACAGGTGGATCAAATACTTGCTGCCCTCCATGAGGAAGTTGTAGAAGcacaaaagaaaagggagaagatGTTGGCTGAACGAAATGGGATATACAAAAGTTGCAAGGAAATAAAAATGAAGTTGGATGCATTGGGAAAGGAATGGGCAGTGTATGAGGCCACTGCCAGGGTTGGTGAGGAAGAAGAGAAGAGTGTTGAGGCTGAATGGGGAAGAATCAAAGATTTCATCTCTTCCATTAACGGAAAGATTTAA